A genomic window from Silene latifolia isolate original U9 population chromosome Y, ASM4854445v1, whole genome shotgun sequence includes:
- the LOC141628585 gene encoding uncharacterized protein LOC141628585, whose amino-acid sequence MQWEATAFGRPVLAIVLIASLAFFPVLLLPSGPCMWLAGMIFGYGLGFVIIMVGTTIGMVLPYLIGLLFRDKIHQWLQRWPDKAAVLRLAAEGSWFHQFRVVALFRISPFPYTIFKSSMKFWPYLWGSVAGMVPEAYLYIYTQVR is encoded by the exons ATGCAGTGGGAAGCCACTGCCTTTGGCCGTCCAGTTCTTGCTATTGTGCTTATTGCTTCCCTTGCATTCTTCCCTGTACTTTTGCTTCCTTCTGGCCCTTGCATGTGGCTCGCAGGCATGATCTTCGGTTATGGTCTTGGTTTTGTGATAATCATGGTTGGAACAACTATCGGAATGGTTCTTCCCTATTTAATTGGTTTGCTATTCCGTGATAAAATCCAC CAATGGTTGCAAAGATGGCCAGACAAAGCTGCTGTCCTTAGACTGGCTGCAGAAGGCAGCTGGTTCCATCAGTTTCGCGTGGTTGCGCTCTTCAGGATTTCACCATTTCCATATACCATCTTCAAGTCTAGCATGAAATTTTGGCCTTACCTATGGGGTTCTGTTGCAGGAATGGTGCCAGAAGCttatctttacatttacacgcaagTTCGTTGA